The following coding sequences lie in one Mus musculus strain C57BL/6J chromosome 11, GRCm38.p6 C57BL/6J genomic window:
- the B3gnt2 gene encoding N-acetyllactosaminide beta-1,3-N-acetylglucosaminyltransferase 2, giving the protein MSVGRRRVKLLGILMMANVFIYLIVEVSKNSSQDKNGKGGVIIPKEKFWKPPSTPRAYWNREQEKLNRWYNPILNRVANQTGELATSPNTSHLSYCEPDSTVMTAVTDFNNLPDRFKDFLLYLRCRNYSLLIDQPKKCAKKPFLLLAIKSLIPHFARRQAIRESWGRETNVGNQTVVRVFLLGKTPPEDNHPDLSDMLKFESDKHQDILMWNYRDTFFNLSLKEVLFLRWVSTSCPDAEFVFKGDDDVFVNTHHILNYLNSLSKSKAKDLFIGDVIHNAGPHRDKKLKYYIPEVFYTGVYPPYAGGGGFLYSGPLALRLYSATSRVHLYPIDDVYTGMCLQKLGLVPEKHKGFRTFDIEEKNKKNICSYIDLMLVHSRKPQEMIDIWSQLQSPNLKC; this is encoded by the coding sequence ATGAGTGTGGGGCGTCGAAGAGTCAAGTTGCTGGGCATCCTGATGATGGCAAATGTCTTCATTTATTTGATTGTGGAAGTCTCCAAAAACAGTAGCCAAGACAAAAATGGAAAGGGAGGAGTAATAATCCCGAAAGAGAAGTTCTGGAAGCCACCCAGCACTCCCCGGGCATACTGGAACAGGGAACAGGAGAAGCTGAACAGGTGGTACAATCCCATCTTGAACAGGGTGGCCAATCAGACAGGGGAGCTAGCCACATCTCCAAACACAAGTCACCTGAGCTATTGTGAACCAGACTCGACGGTCATGACAGCTGTGACAGATTTTAATAATCTGCCGGACAGATTTAAAGACTTTCTCTTGTATTTGAGATGCCGGAATTACTCGCTGCTTATAGATCAACCGAAGAAATGTGCAAAGAAGCCCTTCTTACTATTGGCGATAAAGTCCCTCATTCCACATTTTGCCAGAAGGCAAGCAATTCGGGAGTCTTGGGGCCGAGAAACCAACGTAGGGAACCAGACAGTAGTGAGGGTCTTCCTGTTGGGCAAGACACCCCCAGAGGACAACCACCCTGACCTTTCGGACATGCTTAAGTTTGAGAGTGACAAGCACCAGGACATCCTCATGTGGAACTATAGAGACACATTCTTCAACCTGTCCCTGAAGGAAGTGCTGTTTCTTAGGTGGGTGAGCACTTCCTGTCCAGACGCAGAGTTTGTCTTCAAGGGCGATGATGACGTGTTTGTGAACACCCATCACATCCTTAATTACTTGAATAGCTTATCCAAGAGCAAAGCCAAAGACTTGTTCATAGGTGACGTGATCCACAATGCTGGGCCTCACCGGGATAAGAAACTGAAGTACTACATCCCAGAAGTCTTCTACACCGGCGTCTACCCACCGTATGCCGGGGGTGGTGGATTCCTGTACTCCGGCCCCCTTGCCTTGAGGCTGTACAGTGCGACTAGCCGGGTCCATCTCTACCCTATTGATGATGTTTATACGGGAATGTGCCTTCAGAAACTGGGCCTTGTTCCAGAGAAGCACAAAGGCTTCAGGACATTTGATattgaagagaaaaataagaaaaatatttgttcCTATATAGACCTAATGTTAGTACATAGCAGAAAACCTCAAGAGATGATTGATATCTGGTCTCAGTTGCAAAGTCCTAATTTAAAATGCTGA